The Flexivirga aerilata sequence GTGCCGGCCTTCCAGAAGCCGAAGAGCAGGAACGCCGCCACCACCTTGCTGTTGATGGGTGCCATCTCGGTGACGATGCTCGTCTCGATCGTCACCCTCGCCAACTGGACCGGCATCAAGATCCAGGACCCGGACCGGCCGGGTGCGCTGCTGCTCGACGGCAAGCCGGTCGTCAACTACAACGAGGACACCGTGCTCGGCCAGTTGGCACACGCGGTCTTCCAGGGTTTCCCGCTCGGCGTCATCTTCGTCTCGATCGTCACCGGTGTGATCCTGGTGCTCGCCGCCAACACCGCGTTCAACGGCTTCCCGGTGCTCGCCTCGATCCTCGCGCGCGACGGGTGGCTGCCGCGCCAGCTGCACACCCGCGGCGACCGGCTCGCCTACTCCAACGGCATCCTGATCCTCGCCGGTGCCGCCACCCTGCTCGTCATCGTGTATGACGCAGAGCCCACCCGGCTGATCCAGCTCTACATCGTCGGGGTGTTCGTCTCGTTCACGGTCAGCCAGACCGGCATGATCCGGCACTGGAACCGCATGCTGCGCGACGAGACCGACCCGAGCGCCCGCAACCGGATGAAGCGCTCGCGGCTGATCAACGGCGTCGGTGCGGTGATGTCCGGCACGGTGCTGCTGGTGGTGTTGCTGACCAAGTTCACCCACGGCGCCGGCTACGCGGTGGCGGCGATGTTCGTGCTCTTCCTGTTGATGATGCAGATTCGCCGCCACTACTCCCACGTCGGCAAGGAGCTGGCGCTCGCCGAGGGCATGGACGACCAGCTGCTGCCGTCCAGGGTGCACGCGATCGTCCTGGTGTCCAAGCTGCACAAGCCGACCATGCGCGCGCTGGCCTACGCCCGGGCGACCCGTCCGTCGGTGCTGGAGGCGGTCACCGTCGACGTCGACCCGGAGGAGACCGAGGCCCTGCAGGAGGAGTGGGAGCGCCGGGAGATCCCGGTGACGCTGAAGATCATTGCGTCGCCCTACCGCGAGATCACCCGCCCGATCATCAACTACGTCAAGGCCGTTCGCCGAGACAGCCCGCGCGACGTGGTGATGGTCTACATCCCCGAGTATGTCGTCGGCCACTGGTACGAACAGCTCCTGCACAACCAGTCGGCGCTCCGGCTGAAGTCGCGTCTGTTGTTCACCCCGGGTGTCATGGTCGCGAGCGTGCCGTGGCAGCTGGACTCCAGCCAGGGCCAGGAGCAGCACCTCGACGGATTCGCCCCTGGCGCGGTCCGGCGCGGGCGATGAGCGCCCGGCAGCGAGGCCGCGGCCGGGGTGATCGCCGCCGCCCCAGAAACCGTGCGGCGCAGGGCGATTCGCTGGTCGGTCAGCGGCTGACTCTCGACATCGAGGATGTC is a genomic window containing:
- a CDS encoding APC family permease, encoding MSVTGRAVKRLVVGRAMRSDRLGETLLPKKLALPIFASDALSSVAYAPDEILLTLGLAGGSFAFTHSWQITIAVVCVMAVVVASYRQNVHAYPSGGGDYEVATTNLGPKAGLTVASALLVDYTLTVAVSVSSGVQNAASAAPFLHGHEMEVAVGLIVGLTAMNLRGVRESGSFFAVPVYLFMLGIFALAIVGIVRKLLGDLPMAESAKFALAPQPDMDTLSQLAVMFLLLRAFSSGCAALTGVEAISNGVPAFQKPKSRNAATTLLLMGAISVTMLVSIVTLANWTGIKIQDPDRPGALLLDGKPVVNYNEDTVLGQLAHAVFQGFPLGVIFVSIVTGVILVLAANTAFNGFPVLASILARDGWLPRQLHTRGDRLAYSNGILILAGAATLLVIVYDAEPTRLIQLYIVGVFVSFTVSQTGMIRHWNRMLRDETDPSARNRMKRSRLINGVGAVMSGTVLLVVLLTKFTHGAGYAVAAMFVLFLLMMQIRRHYSHVGKELALAEGMDDQLLPSRVHAIVLVSKLHKPTMRALAYARATRPSVLEAVTVDVDPEETEALQEEWERREIPVTLKIIASPYREITRPIINYVKAVRRDSPRDVVMVYIPEYVVGHWYEQLLHNQSALRLKSRLLFTPGVMVASVPWQLDSSQGQEQHLDGFAPGAVRRGR